Genomic segment of Nitrospirota bacterium:
ATTATTTCTTGACCTATAAGAGTGCGCCAGGCAGCACCCAGCATAAGGTTGAAATTACGAGTATCTATGGCCGCGAGGAAGCCATGAAGGTTATCCGCGCCAGTCATGCCGATTACAAGGCGAAATTCCCTGAGTTGGAAATGCGGTGGGGATAGCGGAGGAACGGCCTGGTCGGTCCCCTGTGCTCACGGAACGCCCACGATGAAACTGTGGTCGTTCGACGTGCGCAGTGGGGGACCAAGCCAGGCCGTCCTCCTTGAGTGGGCGTGAGGAGGATGTGCCTATGAGATCTGCGCCAGTGCGAGATAGAGAGGGGAAGCTATGTTACGGATGAAATGGCAGCTGGCGATGGTCGGGTTTGCGCTGGTTCTCTTTGCTCCCTGGTTAAGTCAAGCGGAGGAGATTCGATTAAATAGCATCGGGGTGAGGGGGGGAGTGACCGGAGGCTCTCCCATCGGGGAACTTGAGACGCAATATTTTAAGACGTATGACTTGATGGCGAACTGGTCAATGCCCTGGGGATGGTATTCCGAGTCGGGATGGGGTGTTGGGACAAGGTTAATGGGCACGGTCGGCGCCATAACGGCATCGGGGGATACCGCATTTGTGACCACGCTGACGCCGGGCTTTGTGCTCGGGAAGAAGGATGGCTGGCTCTCTCTAGAAGTCGGAGGGGGAGGTGCCTTCCTCAGCCAGCACCGCTTTGCAAACCAGGATATGGGGGGGCACTTCCAGTTTGTGGCGGATTTGGCGGTCAGAGCAAAGGTTTATCGAGGGATAGGCGTGGGCTATTGGTTCCACCATATATCCGATGCCGGCACCTATGGGCGCGATGCCCATGGAGCCGATTTTCATATGATCGAATTCAGCTATCGGTTTTGACGGTGTCCACGCTCTCTGTGTCCCGTCTTCCTCATCCACAACATGTGCTGCGCATCGGCGAAGCCGTTATGCGGTCTTTTTCATCTGCTCTACTACCAGTGCGTGGGGATGGGGCACGATGTCGACCCCGTTTCTGCCGTGGTTTTTGACACGATAGAGCGCGTAGTCGGCCATTTTTCTCAAGAGCTCAGAACTCAATGGATATTCGGGGGA
This window contains:
- a CDS encoding acyloxyacyl hydrolase, which encodes MLRMKWQLAMVGFALVLFAPWLSQAEEIRLNSIGVRGGVTGGSPIGELETQYFKTYDLMANWSMPWGWYSESGWGVGTRLMGTVGAITASGDTAFVTTLTPGFVLGKKDGWLSLEVGGGGAFLSQHRFANQDMGGHFQFVADLAVRAKVYRGIGVGYWFHHISDAGTYGRDAHGADFHMIEFSYRF